Proteins from one Ricinus communis isolate WT05 ecotype wild-type chromosome 9, ASM1957865v1, whole genome shotgun sequence genomic window:
- the LOC8262408 gene encoding proline-rich receptor-like protein kinase PERK13 isoform X1, with protein sequence MSKPYAAIVGGAVGVALVAAFIILWFFKSHCKNFSNKNSETGSSDPSALEWSRGGRSSSAPSRYIFGSQGARQFTMDELEQATKQFSDSNLIGYGSFGSVYKGLLHDSVVAIKRRPNVARDDFVAEVIYLSEIRHRNLVSLLGYCKERGSQMLVFEYVPNGSMCNHLYDRGLESSTKLEFKQRLSIALGAAKGLCHLHSLNPPLVHKNFRMANVLVDENFIVKVADAGISKLLEKIEEAGPSFTSGVNVFQDPETEVSGTFTEMSDVYSFGVFLLELLTGQEAVHLGFSGTDESLIQWVASRLNSNSFVDRRLMGSFTRDGIRDLIRLTLRCMSFPGTGRPKMEMVVAELERIHDREMELTTVMGEGTATFLKGSELFT encoded by the exons ATGTCAAAGCCTTATGCTGCAATAGTTGGAGGAGCTGTAGGAGTGGCGCTTGTTGCAGCATTCATCATACTGTGGTTCTTCAAGTCACATTGTAAGAACTTCTCAAATAAGAACTCAGAGACAGGTTCTTCAGATCCATCTGCACTAG AGTGGAGTAGAGGAGGTAGATCCAGTTCAGCGCCTAGCCGCTATATATTTGGTTCACAAGGAGCTAGGCAGTTCACAATGGATGAGTTGGAGCAAGCTACCAAGCAATTTAGTGACAGTAATCTCATTGGATATGGAAGTTTTGGTTCGGTATATAAAGGTTTGCTTCATGATAGTGTCGTAGCCATCAAAAGGCGTCCAAATGTTGCTCGAGACGACTTTGTGGCGGAG GTAATCTATTTGTCAGAAATTCGACACCGTAATTTAGTTTCCCTTCTAGGTTACTGCAAAGAAAGAGGATCACAGATGCTGGTCTTTGAATATGTACCCAATGGCAGCATGTGCAATCACTTATACG ATAGAGGGTTGGAATCATCAACTAAACTAGAATTCAAGCAGAGGTTGTCCATAGCTCTAGGGGCAGCTAAAG GTTTATGCCATTTGCATAGCCTAAATCCACCTTTGGTACACAAGAACTTCAGAATGGCTAACGTCTTGGTTGATGAGAACTTTATTGTAAAGGTCGCAGATGCAGGGATCTCAAAACTTCTTGAAAAGATAGAAGAAGCAGGTCCATCTTTCACATCTGGTGTAAACGTTTTCCAGGATCCAGA GACAGAAGTATCCGGGACCTTCACTGAAATGAGCGATGTTTACAGCTTCGGGGTGTTCCTTCTGGAGCTTTTAACTGGACAGGAAGCAGTGCATCTTGGTTTCTCAGGAACTGATGAAAGCTTAATTCAATGG GTGGCTTCTCGACTGAACTCAAACAGTTTTGTGGACCGTCGACTCATGGGCAGTTTCACTAGAGATGGAATTAGGGACTTGATCAGGCTGACACTGCGATGCATGAGTTTTCCAGGAACAGGGAGACCAAAGATGGAAATGGTTGTGGCTGAACTTGAAAGGATACATGACAGAGAGATGGAACTAACAACTGTCATGGGTGAGGGTACTGCTACATTTCTTAAAGGAAGTGAGCTATTTACTTAA
- the LOC8262410 gene encoding GTP-binding protein OBGC, chloroplastic, which produces MASISIASFSPQALSRPRTQNPNPNPKKPNRNPSSNFKPQKSKYNKFIAQPLTLSGGEATTYTRLPPREDFTLPSIDFKAAEVKLRNSNVAERRNDNEDHRFGSEEEEDDDDIDGELQVDYGRFEVYEVNSDYEGEEEEEDNDIIENGKTVDYYDDRDFYDGEGEGGEEIDIKEKGVPAVMRCFDTAKIYVKAGDGGNGVVAFRREKFVPLGGPSGGDGGRGGNVYVEVEGSMNSLLPFRNRVHFRAGRGSHGQGSMQNGAKGEDVVVKVPPGTVIREAGKAEVLLELLDAGQKALLLPGGRGGRGNAAFKSGTNKVPRIAENGEEGVEMWLELELKLVADVGIVGAPNAGKSTLLSVISAAQPAIANYPFTTLLPNLGVVSFDYDSTMVVADLPGLLEGAHRGFGLGHEFLRHTERCSVLVHVVDGSSQQPEFEFDAVRLELELFSPEIAEKPFIVAYNKMDLPDAYENWSSFMEQLEARGIKTFCMSAVKKEGTRQVICAAYELLRKSKDANQESEGWIDPANLNHVADMVQKQRRSPINDFEIFHESGSNTWQVIGSGLQRFVQMTNWRYADSERRFQHVLEACGVYKTLKKMGVKEGDTVIVGEMEMVWHDSESPDPSNLKRRFESAKWPDLM; this is translated from the exons ATGGCTTCCATATCCATAGCCAGCTTCTCTCCACAAGCTCTATCTCGTCCAAGAACtcaaaaccctaaccctaaccCAAAAAAACCGAATCGAAACCCCAGCTCTAATTTCAAGCCTCAAAAGAGTAAATACAACAAATTTATTGCACAACCACTGACCTTATCTGGCGGCGAAGCCACAACCTACACTCGCCTGCCGCCGAGAGAAGATTTTACCCTTCCGTCCATCGATTTTAAAGCGGCGGAAGTTAAGCTCCGCAATTCAAATGTAGCTGAACGCCGAAACGACAACGAGGATCACCGTTTCGGtagtgaagaagaagaagatgatgatgatattgATGGTGAACTGCAAGTTGATTATGGTAGATTTGAGGTTTACGAGGTTAATTCTGATTATGAGggtgaagaagaagaggaagacaACGATATAATTGAAAATGGCAAAACTGTGGATTATTACGATGACAGGGACTTTTATGAtggagaaggagaaggaggAGAAGAGATTGatataaaagagaaaggagTGCCAGCTGTAATGCGATGTTTTGACACAGCGAAAATCTACGTAAAAGCGGGAGATGGAGGAAACGGTGTTGTAGCATTTCGTCGCGAGAAGTTCGTGCCATTAGGTGGGCCCTCTGGTGGAGATGGAGGTAGAGGAGGAAATGTATACGTAGAAGTTGAGGGTTCAATGAATTCGTTATTACCATTTAGGAATAGAGTTCATTTTAGAGCTGGGAGAGGGTCCCACGGGCAAGGGTCTATGCAAAATGGCGCCAAAGGAGAGGATGTAGTGGTTAAGGTTCCGCCAGGTACGGTTATTAGAGAAGCGGGAAAAGCGGAGGTGTTGTTGGAATTGTTGGATGCCGGCCAAAAGGCTTTGCTGTTGCCTGGTGGTAGAGGTGGTAGAGGAAACGCTGCGTTTAAATCTGGTACTAATAAAGTCCCTAGGATTGCTGAGAATGGTGAAGAGGGAGTCGAAAT GTGGTTGGAGCTGGAGCTAAAGCTCGTTGCAGATGTTGGAATCGTGGGTGCACCCAATGCTGGGAAAAGTACACTTTTGAGTGTAATAAGTGCTGCACAGCCAGCAATAGCAAATTACCCCTTTACTACTTTACTTCCTAACCTTGGTGTAGTTTCATTTGATTATGATTCTACAATGGTTGTGGCAGACCTTCCAGGTCTACTCGAAGGAGCACATCGGGGTTTTGGTTTGGGCCATGAGTTTCTACGACACACAGAAAGATGTTCTGTACTG GTACATGTGGTTGATGGCTCTTCGCAGCAGCCAGAATTTGAGTTTGATGCTGTTCGTCTTGAGCTGGAATTGTTCAGTCCTGAAATTGCTGAGAAGCCTTTCATAGTTGCCTATAACAAAATGGATCTTCCAGATGCTTATGAAAACTGGTCATCATTTATGGAACAATTAGAAGCTCGTGGGATTAAGACTTTCTGCATGAGTGCTGTGAAAAAAGAAGGCACACGTCAAGTGATTTGTGCTGCTTATGAGCTTCTACGGAAAAGTAAAGACGCCAATCAGGAGTCCGAAG GTTGGATAGATCCAGCAAATTTGAATCATGTAGCCGATATGGTACAGAAGCAACGAAGAAGCCCTATCAATGACTTTGAGATCTTTCACGAAAGTGGTTCCAATACTTGGCAAGTGATTGGGTCTGGATTACAACGTTTTGTTCAGATGACAAATTGGCG ATATGCAGATTCTGAGAGAAGGTTCCAGCATGTTTTGGAAGCTTGTGGTGTGTACAAGACTCTCAAGAAGATGGGTGTCAAGGAAGGTGACACAGTGATTGTTGGAGAG ATGGAAATGGTCTGGCATGACTCTGAGAGTCCTGATCCCTCAAATTTGAAGAGAAGATTTGAGTCAGCCAAATGGCCTGACTTGATGTAA
- the LOC8262408 gene encoding proline-rich receptor-like protein kinase PERK3 isoform X4 — MDELEQATKQFSDSNLIGYGSFGSVYKGLLHDSVVAIKRRPNVARDDFVAEVIYLSEIRHRNLVSLLGYCKERGSQMLVFEYVPNGSMCNHLYDRGLESSTKLEFKQRLSIALGAAKGLCHLHSLNPPLVHKNFRMANVLVDENFIVKVADAGISKLLEKIEEAGPSFTSGVNVFQDPETEVSGTFTEMSDVYSFGVFLLELLTGQEAVHLGFSGTDESLIQWVASRLNSNSFVDRRLMGSFTRDGIRDLIRLTLRCMSFPGTGRPKMEMVVAELERIHDREMELTTVMGEGTATFLKGSELFT; from the exons ATGGATGAGTTGGAGCAAGCTACCAAGCAATTTAGTGACAGTAATCTCATTGGATATGGAAGTTTTGGTTCGGTATATAAAGGTTTGCTTCATGATAGTGTCGTAGCCATCAAAAGGCGTCCAAATGTTGCTCGAGACGACTTTGTGGCGGAG GTAATCTATTTGTCAGAAATTCGACACCGTAATTTAGTTTCCCTTCTAGGTTACTGCAAAGAAAGAGGATCACAGATGCTGGTCTTTGAATATGTACCCAATGGCAGCATGTGCAATCACTTATACG ATAGAGGGTTGGAATCATCAACTAAACTAGAATTCAAGCAGAGGTTGTCCATAGCTCTAGGGGCAGCTAAAG GTTTATGCCATTTGCATAGCCTAAATCCACCTTTGGTACACAAGAACTTCAGAATGGCTAACGTCTTGGTTGATGAGAACTTTATTGTAAAGGTCGCAGATGCAGGGATCTCAAAACTTCTTGAAAAGATAGAAGAAGCAGGTCCATCTTTCACATCTGGTGTAAACGTTTTCCAGGATCCAGA GACAGAAGTATCCGGGACCTTCACTGAAATGAGCGATGTTTACAGCTTCGGGGTGTTCCTTCTGGAGCTTTTAACTGGACAGGAAGCAGTGCATCTTGGTTTCTCAGGAACTGATGAAAGCTTAATTCAATGG GTGGCTTCTCGACTGAACTCAAACAGTTTTGTGGACCGTCGACTCATGGGCAGTTTCACTAGAGATGGAATTAGGGACTTGATCAGGCTGACACTGCGATGCATGAGTTTTCCAGGAACAGGGAGACCAAAGATGGAAATGGTTGTGGCTGAACTTGAAAGGATACATGACAGAGAGATGGAACTAACAACTGTCATGGGTGAGGGTACTGCTACATTTCTTAAAGGAAGTGAGCTATTTACTTAA
- the LOC8262408 gene encoding proline-rich receptor-like protein kinase PERK13 isoform X3, with protein sequence MSKPYAAIVGGAVGVALVAAFIILWFFKSHCKNFSNKNSETGSSDPSALEWSRGGRSSSAPSRYIFGSQGARQFTMDELEQATKQFSDSNLIGYGSFGSVYKGLLHDSVVAIKRRPNVARDDFVAEVIYLSEIRHRNLVSLLGYCKERGSQMLVFEYVPNGSMCNHLYDRGLESSTKLEFKQRLSIALGAAKGLCHLHSLNPPLVHKNFRMANVLVDENFIVKVADAGISKLLEKIEEAGPSFTSGVNVFQDPDFGVFLLELLTGQEAVHLGFSGTDESLIQWVASRLNSNSFVDRRLMGSFTRDGIRDLIRLTLRCMSFPGTGRPKMEMVVAELERIHDREMELTTVMGEGTATFLKGSELFT encoded by the exons ATGTCAAAGCCTTATGCTGCAATAGTTGGAGGAGCTGTAGGAGTGGCGCTTGTTGCAGCATTCATCATACTGTGGTTCTTCAAGTCACATTGTAAGAACTTCTCAAATAAGAACTCAGAGACAGGTTCTTCAGATCCATCTGCACTAG AGTGGAGTAGAGGAGGTAGATCCAGTTCAGCGCCTAGCCGCTATATATTTGGTTCACAAGGAGCTAGGCAGTTCACAATGGATGAGTTGGAGCAAGCTACCAAGCAATTTAGTGACAGTAATCTCATTGGATATGGAAGTTTTGGTTCGGTATATAAAGGTTTGCTTCATGATAGTGTCGTAGCCATCAAAAGGCGTCCAAATGTTGCTCGAGACGACTTTGTGGCGGAG GTAATCTATTTGTCAGAAATTCGACACCGTAATTTAGTTTCCCTTCTAGGTTACTGCAAAGAAAGAGGATCACAGATGCTGGTCTTTGAATATGTACCCAATGGCAGCATGTGCAATCACTTATACG ATAGAGGGTTGGAATCATCAACTAAACTAGAATTCAAGCAGAGGTTGTCCATAGCTCTAGGGGCAGCTAAAG GTTTATGCCATTTGCATAGCCTAAATCCACCTTTGGTACACAAGAACTTCAGAATGGCTAACGTCTTGGTTGATGAGAACTTTATTGTAAAGGTCGCAGATGCAGGGATCTCAAAACTTCTTGAAAAGATAGAAGAAGCAGGTCCATCTTTCACATCTGGTGTAAACGTTTTCCAGGATCCAGA CTTCGGGGTGTTCCTTCTGGAGCTTTTAACTGGACAGGAAGCAGTGCATCTTGGTTTCTCAGGAACTGATGAAAGCTTAATTCAATGG GTGGCTTCTCGACTGAACTCAAACAGTTTTGTGGACCGTCGACTCATGGGCAGTTTCACTAGAGATGGAATTAGGGACTTGATCAGGCTGACACTGCGATGCATGAGTTTTCCAGGAACAGGGAGACCAAAGATGGAAATGGTTGTGGCTGAACTTGAAAGGATACATGACAGAGAGATGGAACTAACAACTGTCATGGGTGAGGGTACTGCTACATTTCTTAAAGGAAGTGAGCTATTTACTTAA
- the LOC8262408 gene encoding proline-rich receptor-like protein kinase PERK13 isoform X2, producing the protein MSKPYAAIVGGAVGVALVAAFIILWFFKSHCKNFSNKNSETGSSDPSALEWSRGGRSSSAPSRYIFGSQGARQFTMDELEQATKQFSDSNLIGYGSFGSVYKGLLHDSVVAIKRRPNVARDDFVAEVTAKKEDHRCWSLNMYPMAACAITYTQFILLTDRGLESSTKLEFKQRLSIALGAAKGLCHLHSLNPPLVHKNFRMANVLVDENFIVKVADAGISKLLEKIEEAGPSFTSGVNVFQDPETEVSGTFTEMSDVYSFGVFLLELLTGQEAVHLGFSGTDESLIQWVASRLNSNSFVDRRLMGSFTRDGIRDLIRLTLRCMSFPGTGRPKMEMVVAELERIHDREMELTTVMGEGTATFLKGSELFT; encoded by the exons ATGTCAAAGCCTTATGCTGCAATAGTTGGAGGAGCTGTAGGAGTGGCGCTTGTTGCAGCATTCATCATACTGTGGTTCTTCAAGTCACATTGTAAGAACTTCTCAAATAAGAACTCAGAGACAGGTTCTTCAGATCCATCTGCACTAG AGTGGAGTAGAGGAGGTAGATCCAGTTCAGCGCCTAGCCGCTATATATTTGGTTCACAAGGAGCTAGGCAGTTCACAATGGATGAGTTGGAGCAAGCTACCAAGCAATTTAGTGACAGTAATCTCATTGGATATGGAAGTTTTGGTTCGGTATATAAAGGTTTGCTTCATGATAGTGTCGTAGCCATCAAAAGGCGTCCAAATGTTGCTCGAGACGACTTTGTGGCGGAG GTTACTGCAAAGAAAGAGGATCACAGATGCTGGTCTTTGAATATGTACCCAATGGCAGCATGTGCAATCACTTATACG CAGTTCATCCTCTTGACAGATAGAGGGTTGGAATCATCAACTAAACTAGAATTCAAGCAGAGGTTGTCCATAGCTCTAGGGGCAGCTAAAG GTTTATGCCATTTGCATAGCCTAAATCCACCTTTGGTACACAAGAACTTCAGAATGGCTAACGTCTTGGTTGATGAGAACTTTATTGTAAAGGTCGCAGATGCAGGGATCTCAAAACTTCTTGAAAAGATAGAAGAAGCAGGTCCATCTTTCACATCTGGTGTAAACGTTTTCCAGGATCCAGA GACAGAAGTATCCGGGACCTTCACTGAAATGAGCGATGTTTACAGCTTCGGGGTGTTCCTTCTGGAGCTTTTAACTGGACAGGAAGCAGTGCATCTTGGTTTCTCAGGAACTGATGAAAGCTTAATTCAATGG GTGGCTTCTCGACTGAACTCAAACAGTTTTGTGGACCGTCGACTCATGGGCAGTTTCACTAGAGATGGAATTAGGGACTTGATCAGGCTGACACTGCGATGCATGAGTTTTCCAGGAACAGGGAGACCAAAGATGGAAATGGTTGTGGCTGAACTTGAAAGGATACATGACAGAGAGATGGAACTAACAACTGTCATGGGTGAGGGTACTGCTACATTTCTTAAAGGAAGTGAGCTATTTACTTAA